The DNA region gtggcgcGGCCGAGAACTGCAGCAACAGACATCCATCCGGCGACTTCCTCGTCTCAGGTTCATCAATCAAACATCAGCTCCTTGAACTCAGCCGTTTAATTCACGTTTCAGTGGCAGAATGCTGATcacaaacagtgtgtgtgtgcgtgcgcgcgcctCAAGCAGCTCGTGGACTGTAGTACGGCAGAGCTCTGATGAAGGCGTCCAATCGGCTGCTGAACAGCTCGCTGTCCAAACACGACGGTGAGACGCACGCTGGATTCTTCACGACGTACTCCACGTACagctgagagacagacgggtggagccGTTAGTCCCCGACCGACTGAGGAAGGGCTTCCTGCGTGACccttcacaataagagcacaaGAACCTCTTACGTTGCTGTAGACGTGCTGCAGCGTGTCTCTGGCGTTGGCGACAGACAGATCCGTGTTCAGGACGAACCTCAGGCCGCTGGGCGTCTCGTAGTAATGGAGACGATACTTGCTGGTCTGAAAGGACAGGAAGCCGTCCTtcctgaggacagacggggacatTCGTGTTGTACTTCGCGCTGCCTTTTCCTTTCCTACTGGCCACCGGGCACATTTTACTGCATTCAGTACTTACACTACTCTGTGTACTACCTTAATGCTTCTTGAACAGAGCTTTTACTGCATTCAGTACTTGTACTACTTTGTGTACTACCTTAATGCTTACATGTCCAGCGGAGACATCTTACTGACGAAGGAGCGGATGGAGAACAGCATCCCGTACATCAGCTTGAATTCCTGCAGCAACACAATGTGAAActtcacctttgacctcacGGAGCTTTTATTTTCGTGCTCCCGGTTCTCggttccttcacctcctccttggAGATGCCTGCTTGCTTCTTCCGGTTCCATTCGTTGTAATACAGACAGACGCCGTTCCGGTCAAAGACGTACAGGTTATGGACGGTCATCTGGAACACAGCGGAGCCTCCTCAGTGTCCATTTGCAGTACATGGAATCAATCACCGATCAATAAAGAACGACCATCCTTCAGCTGCGTTTCTGCGTGTCAGGGTCCATTTTTAGCTACCAGCCGAGAAGAGGCGTTAAGATGACGCAGTGGATGAAAACAAACTATTTATGATTAAAACCTCATTTTAACAACAACACGTTTATTGATAGACAGTTCGATAACTATTGAAACACATCACAAAGCCCTGATCGGGACTGAGTCCGGCCATTAACCGGAGTTTTCTGAAACATTTTACGGAGCAGCATCAAGCTTACCTTCACTTCCGGGTTCCCGCGGGCCCGAGGACCCGTAGCAGAGGTGTCCGATGACATGCCGGACTGTAAAACACGCTAACAGGACTTAGTAGACCAATCACGACGCTCCAAGGTACGTCCGGACGACACGTGGATGTGTTCTTGTTCGTTGCTTCCGCTAGCATGTCACACAGAGGTAGCTGCTTCCGCTAGCATGTCACACAGAGGTAGCTGCTTCCGCTAGCATGTCACACAGAGGTAGCTGCTTCCGCTAGCATGTCACACAGAGGTAGCTGCTTCCGCTAGCATGTCACACAGAGGTAGCTGCTTCCGCTAGCATGTCACACAGAAGTAGCTGCTTCCGCTAGCATGTCACACAGAGGTAGCTGCTTCCGCTAGCATGTCACACAGAGGTAGCTGCTTCCGCTAGCATGTCACACAGAAGTAGCTGCTTCCGCTAGCATGTCACACAACGGTAGCTGCTTCCGATAGCATGTCACACAGAAGTAGCTGCTTCCGCTAGCATGTCACACAGAGGTAGCTGCTTCCGCTAGCATGTCACACAGAAGTAGCTGCTTCCGCTAGCATGTCACACAGAGTCAAAAGAAGTAATCGAAAATGGTGAAACATTGTTGTCACcgcttgtgtaaccatgacgactgGTACCCAGAACGAAACCGACAAGCATCTCTGAGATATGTCTGGGCTGGATCACGTGACCAGTTGAATTCATTAAACAATAAAacggaaataaataaaaacacgtcAGTTTAATTTACCGACCCCAGTATGGAACGGTTCCATTAAGATACGCCTAAAacacatatatactgtatatacacactactactactactagatACTTATACTACTACAGTCGTCCTCTGTCCTTCAGGGCCCAGACGTCACCCTGGACCCTGGGACCGGAATGTTCTGGAGGGGCAGCAGCGCTGTATGGTGTCCTGGTTCCTGACCCGGTACTGGTTCTCACCGACGGCCGTGATTGGTCAGGACACACAGAAGGTTGCCATGGCGAGCAGGACACATGGCGTGATAACACCAAGGTTGGCTGAccaagataaacacacacacacacacacggtcaggGTGAGGACaaacaacatacacacacacacacgacctcTGACCTGTCCAAGGTCCCcgtcagaataaaagcaggactCTTCGTCCGTGTCTTCACTCCTTCGCCGCCATGTCCACTggtctcctctcgtctctgtgTGCCTCCATCTTCCCgccctcctttctcctcatcctcttcatcactgcagcgatggtcttcttcctcatcaccaAGCAGGCTGCTCCTCGGAGCCCCATCCCCTCCCTGCCCCGGCTCCCGGTCCTGGGCAGCCTCCCCTGGCTGGGAGGAGGCCTCCCTCCGCACCTCCTCTTCAGCCAGCTGGCCCGCAGGTGAGCGCCCCGAGGCGAGGAGGAGCTACTCCTGCAGCCCCCTCCGGGACCGGGTCCTGAACGGGCCTGTGCTGGGTTCCAGGTACGGCCCGGTGTTCTCCGTGTACCTGGGGCGTCACCACACGGTGGTGGTGAACGACCACCGCCACGCCAGAGACGTCCTGATGcacagagggagggacttcGCTGGACGACCGAGCATGGTGACACACgtggagagagagcagcaacggatggatggatgctggatggctggatggaggctggatggatgctggatggatgctggatggatgctggatggaggctggatggatggatgctggatggatgctggatggctgctggatggatggatgctggatggatgctggatggatgctggatggatgctggatggctgctggatggctgctggatggatgctggatggctgctggatggatgctggatggatgctggatggatgctggatggatgctggatggatgctggatggatggatgctggatggctgctggatggatggatgctggatggatgctggatggctgctggatggatggatgctggatggatgctggatggctgctggatggatggatgctggatggctgctggatggatgctggatggatgctggatggaggctggatggatggatgctggatggatgctggatggatggatgctggatggctgctggatggatggatgctggatggatgctggatggctgctggatggatggatgctggatggatgctggatggctgctggatggatggatgctggatggctgctggatggatgctggatggatgctggatggaggctggatggatggatgctggatggatgctggatggatggatgaataataataataacgcatCGTTTTCtagacacccaaagacgcttcacattgtcaATCATTCTCTCCATACATACTACTGTTGTAGCCACGTCTGCCCCGGGGGCAGCTGCGTCTTGCCCgggggcagctgcgtctaccccgggggcagctgcgtctaccccgGGGGCAGCTGCGTCTTGCCCgggggcagctgcgtctaccccgggggcagctgcgtctaccccgggggcagctgcgtctgccccgggggcagctgcgtctgccccgggggcagctgcgtctgccccgggggcagctgcgtctgccccgggggcagctgcgtctaccccgGGGGCAGCTGCGTCTTGCCCgggggcagctgcgtctaccccgGGGCACCATCCGCCCTCCACCGACGTTCACACACGCAGGCGATGTGGATGAAgagtcttgctcaaggacacaacGGCAGTGAACTCATGTGCCGGAGCGGGGAATGGAACCGCCGACCTCCTGATTGCTTGTCTGCCCCGTCAGGTGACCACCGACCTGCTGACCAGAGGAGGTAAGGACATCGCGTTCTCCGACTACTCTCCTCTCTGGAAGTGTCACCGTCGCCTCGTCCACGACTCCTTCAGCCTGTTTGGAGAAGGAGGCGGCCGCCTGCAAGACATCGGTACGTCCCTGCtaaggctccgccccctggcTGCGGTTACATCCCTCCtaaggctccgccccctggcTGCGGTTACACCCCTCCTGTCCTCGCTGTAATTGGAACCACACCGTCTTCATGTCTTGTCCTTCGTCCTTCAGTTCTGGCGGCGGTGGACGGTCTGTGCGTGGAGCTGTGTTCCAGAGGGGGCGGGGGCTTTGACCCGTCTCCCGCAGTGACCAGGGCCGTCACCAATGTTATCTGCACGCTGGTGTTCAGCGCCACCTATCGCCATGGCGAcgcggagctgcaggaggtgatTGGGTACAACGACGGCATCGTGGAGACGATAACCAGAGGAGGTCTGGTGGACGTTTACCCCTGGATGAAGGTAGGGCTCCAGGAACGCTCCggtcccgccggggcctcggcCCCTCTGAAGCGGCCGTCTCGTCCTCAGGTGTTCCCCAACAGGTATCTCCGGAAACTGAAGGCGTGCGTCGACGTCAGAGACCGGCTGCTGTCACGGAAACTGGAGGAGCACAAGGTGACCTTCAACCCCCAAAGACGTTTCCTTTCATGTTATTGATCCACCGGTCCAGAATCAGGATCCAGCCTCTGGGGAGCGCGGGCGCTGCGTTCGGTTTGctctgctgccctcttgtggctcTGGCCCGTCACAACAACACTTAACTCTCATGTTGTTGTTGACCCCCGTCTGGTGACCCGAACCCTTCAGGCGTCCCTCAGTGACGCCGACCCCCGGGACCTCCTCGACGCCTTGCTGAAGGGCCAAATGAAGAGTGGGCGGGGTCACAAGTCTTTGGGGTCCACAGGTGAGGGCATCACTGATGACCACATCCTGATGACGGCGGCGGAGGCGTTCGGCGCGGGGGTGGAGACGACCTCCACCACCCTGCTGTGGATCCTGGCCTACCTGCTGCACCACCCAGAGGTTCTGGTTCCGGTACCAGCAAGCACATTCCCGAGCTCAGACAAGTCAACGTTAGCttcgccccgccccctccagaTCCAGGAGCGCGTGCAGGCGGAGCTGGATGAACAGGTGGGCGGGGAGCGGCCGGTGGGCGTGTCGGACCGAGGCCGGCTGCCGTACCTGGACTGTGTCATCAACGAGGGCCTGAGGATCCGACCCGTCAGCCCGGTGCTGATCCCGCACGTCGCCGTGAGCGACAGCAGGTGGGTCGGAACCAAAGGAGCGCCGACCGACAGGAAGTAGCTCTTTGTAAccgccgccccgccccgcccctcagcATCGGAGGCTGCGCTGTCCGGCGTGGGACTCGTGTGCTGGTCAACATGTGGTCGATCCACCACGACCCCCGCCACTGGGACAAGCCCGACCTGTTCAGCCCAGGtaacacacgcccccccccccccggggacacGCCCCACTCCATAAAGAGCAGCCGCACATAACGCCTTCATCTTCCCCCAGACCGTTTCCTTGACGACCACGGTGAGCGGGTCATTCCCGCCTACTTCCTGCCTTTTGGGGCGGGACCTCGAGTCTGCGTTGGCGAATCATTGGCCCGGATGGagctcttcctgtttgtggcCTCTCTGCTCCAGCGAATCAGCTTCAAGCTGCCGGCCGGAGAGCCCCCGCCCAACCTGCAGGGGCGGGTGGGCGTGGTCCTGCAGCCCTTACCTTATCAGGTTGCCGTTAGCCCAAGGGCAGGGTGGGGGGACAGAATGAAATGTGAGGGGACTCACTGAATAAACCTTAGCAGCTAGCTGACAGCTAACACGTAGCATCTGATGTCATGAGCAGAAACTTGAGCTAGGCTAGCATGGCTACAttttagagcaggggtccccaaactacggcccgcgggccggatctggcccatttccacatttggcccggccccctgaacaataccagagacccaaaataaaatgtacttattttcctttccacacaacatgagtagccccccttttatttttaatgacatacGGTCACacacggccagaaagttaatgttccgatgttctgtaatatcaacttaccgtattttcacggtAAGATGCACGGAAatgtcttaaattatcttctaAATTTGCCGAACGTCCTATCGTCCGCGCGTCCTATGTTTTGTTGTAAGGTGGACTccgtcaggagcctcacggagcgatacgtaccgatgctgtccttcagcatagtattatagtcaggagcctcacggagcgatacgtaccgatgctgtccttcagcatagtattatagtcaggcgcctcacggagcgatacgtaccgatgctgtccttcagcatagtattatagtcaggagcctcacggagcgatacgtaccgatgctgtccttcagcatagtattatagtcaggagcctcacggagcgatacgtaccgatgctgtccttcagcatagtattatagtcaggagcctcacggagcgatacgtaccgatgctgtccttcagcatagtattatagtcaggcgcctcacggagcgatacgtaccgatgctgtccttcagcatagtattatagtcaggagcctcacggagcgatacgtaccgatgctgtccttcggcatagtattatagtcaggcgcctcacggagcgatacgtaccgatgctgtccttcggcatagtattatagtcaggcgcctcgcggagcgatacgtaccgaTATTATATTAAAATCACAACTAGTCAAATTAATTCCAGAAATTTGACGCTAACGGcgttagctttaaaaaaataataataaaaaattaaaaaataaataaaaacagcgtTAGCTCAGtctcttaaatgtttttgactCGCTAATTAGCGGTCATTCGTGTTTAATGGGGGGAAACACAGATTTAGGTTAGCTTAGTTTAATCATGTagccaaagaaaacaaaagtgacTCTCCtccttaaatgtaaaataaattaaaagtaagATATCTGGAAGGACTTTTATTCACCTGCCCGTCTGAGAGACACTCAATAAGGTTGTGAGGGAAGTTAGCCGTCGGTCTGATCCGGACGAAGACTCCGACTTCACCTGTGTGAGCCTCCATAGCTCGTTAGCAGCTCGTTAGCAGCTGGCTAGCAGCTCGTTAGCGCTTCGTTAGCAGCTGGCTAGCAGCTCGTTAGCGCTTCGTTAGTGTGACGACGACGCATAAAAGTCGCGTTTGACTTGCAGCTTTCTTCATTCTgtactaaaatataaaatactgctTGAAAACGTGAGAGAAACGTTCATTTCGGCTCACTTGGCTCGCTTGGCACAGCGGCTCGGTTACTTCCGCGCTGGTTTCCGCTCGCCGGAAACCAGCAAGTTTCCTGgcaggggggcaaaatggccctggtatcgaatcccgtACGGGAATGAAGTGGAACAAGGACAGCAGGGAGGACCCGGGGCACGCCCGGGCGAGCTATACTCGCCCGGGCAAAGGCCCCAAGGCCTCACCCCGCCGCCCCCGCGCCACCCCaactcccacagctggatgcgaacccagttcctccggctgtgagtcggtaaccctaccgaccacgccaccgtgAAGGTGAGGAGActcgaggtattactaaagtcgtacctgacAAATAATAAGTTgctatctcagaccacagcgtgttgtgttgttgtgttgttctgtgttgtgttgttgtgttgttgtgttgttgtgttgttctgtgttgttgtgttgttgtgttgttctgtgttgttgtgttgttgtgttgttctgtgttgttatgttgttgtgttgttctgtgttgttgtgttgttgtgttgttctgtgttgttgtgttgttctgtgttgttgtgttgttgtgttgttctgtgttgtgttgttgtgttgttctgtgttgttatgttgttgtgttgttctgtgttgttgtgttgttctgtgttgtgttgttgtgttgttatgttgtgtgttgttgttgtgttgttgtgttgttgtgtgttgttatgttgtgtgttgttgttgtgttgttgtgttgttctgttgttgtgttgttgtgttgttctgtgttgttgtgttgttgtgttgctatgttgttgtgttgttgtgtgttgttatgttgtgtgttgttgttgtgttgttgtgttgttctgtgttgttgtgttgttgtgttgctatgttgttgtgttgttgtgtgttgttgtgttgttgtgtgttgttgtgttgttgtgttgttgtgttgttgtgttgtgtgttgttgttgtgttgttgtgtgttgttatgttgtgtgttgttgtgttgttgtgtgttgttgtgttgttgtgttgttgtgttgttgtgttgttgtgttgttgtgttgttgtgttgttgtgttgttatgttgttgtgttgttgtgtgttgttatgttgttgttgtgttgttgtgtgttgttgtgttgttgtgttgttgtgttgttgtgttgttatgttgttgtgttgttgtgtgttgttatgttgttgttgtgttgttctgtgttgttgtgttgttgtgttgtgctttttccttttgtgttacgtggagtgggcgtgtctcagaccaggtgacgtcgtactgcctctggtctaaagtaatcaatgctactgtctattgaTCCTAACGCCTGACGGGGGGGCCTctaggtggtgcagtgggtagtgctcttgactccctgctaggaggtcctgggttcaaaccGAGGCGTGCAGCGTTCAGGTTCTTCACCAGAATCTGAgctttgttgtttgctcctctgcagctgcattggatcagctgattgatccggtcgttcttattggatcagctgattgatccggtcgttcttattggatcagctgattgatcc from Brachionichthys hirsutus isolate HB-005 chromosome 23, CSIRO-AGI_Bhir_v1, whole genome shotgun sequence includes:
- the trappc1 gene encoding trafficking protein particle complex subunit 1 yields the protein MSSDTSATGPRARGNPEVKMTVHNLYVFDRNGVCLYYNEWNRKKQAGISKEEEFKLMYGMLFSIRSFVSKMSPLDMKDGFLSFQTSKYRLHYYETPSGLRFVLNTDLSVANARDTLQHVYSNLYVEYVVKNPACVSPSCLDSELFSSRLDAFIRALPYYSPRAA
- the cyp17a2 gene encoding cytochrome P450 17A2; translated protein: MSTGLLSSLCASIFPPSFLLILFITAAMVFFLITKQAAPRSPIPSLPRLPVLGSLPWLGGGLPPHLLFSQLARRYGPVFSVYLGRHHTVVVNDHRHARDVLMHRGRDFAGRPSMVTTDLLTRGGKDIAFSDYSPLWKCHRRLVHDSFSLFGEGGGRLQDIVLAAVDGLCVELCSRGGGGFDPSPAVTRAVTNVICTLVFSATYRHGDAELQEVIGYNDGIVETITRGGLVDVYPWMKVFPNRYLRKLKACVDVRDRLLSRKLEEHKASLSDADPRDLLDALLKGQMKSGRGHKSLGSTGEGITDDHILMTAAEAFGAGVETTSTTLLWILAYLLHHPEIQERVQAELDEQVGGERPVGVSDRGRLPYLDCVINEGLRIRPVSPVLIPHVAVSDSSIGGCAVRRGTRVLVNMWSIHHDPRHWDKPDLFSPDRFLDDHGERVIPAYFLPFGAGPRVCVGESLARMELFLFVASLLQRISFKLPAGEPPPNLQGRVGVVLQPLPYQVAVSPRAGWGDRMKCEGTH